TATGTAACACCTTACATAAACAGAGGGATGGCGTATTCTGCTCTTAAAAAATATAAAGAAGCATATGACGACCTGAGCATGGCGATAAAGATAGAACCCTCTAACGCTCTTGCTTATAACAACAGATGTGTAGTAAACAAAGACCTCGAACAATATGACAAAGCTCTGGCAGACTGTACAAAATCCATTGAGCTGGACAGCAGCGTATCGGAAGCGTATCTGACCAGAGGGTCTATATATCAGACAATGGGACAGAATGAGGATGCCATAATAGACTACACGATGTATCTGAAGCAGAACCCTGATGCTGAGTCTGTGCGTCAGCGCATGAACACCCTTTTAAAGGATATTAAGTGAAATACAAAGCGGTACTGATAGATTTTGATAACACAATGATAGGCACTGAAAAATATAATTTCAGGCTTTTTAAAGAGACGATAAGCGGTCTGATCGGCAGAGAGCTTACGAGTGAAGACCGTAAAAACTTTGACGGTCACACATGGAAGGGCATATTTCAGATATTATCTGAACAGTATTTACCGGAAATGAAACCGGAAGATATCAGAAATATTTTTGTAGATGCAAAATCAAACTTCTTTAACGGCGGTTCAGCACCACTGGCAGAAGGGCTTGACGATGTACTTGCGCTGAACATAAAAAAGGGTATCGTCACCGGAAGCTCACGGGCAGAGGTCAATATGTTTGCCCACTGTATTGATCTTTCAGCATTTGACATAATTGCTACAGATGAACTTTACGACAAAGGGAAACCGGCTCCTGACGGATATCTTTACGCTGCGAATGAGCTGGGATTTGAGCCCGGGGAATGTCTGTGTGTCGAAGATTCTTTTATCGGGCTGAAATCTGCGAAAAGTGCAGGGTGTGTTACTGTTTTTACCCGGGAGTTTGCTGATGAGGATCACAGCGGTATAGCGGACTTTACTGTTGAGTGCATGTCGGAAGTGGTTGATCTCCTGAGATAAAGAAGCCCCCCTCAAGCGAGGGAGGCGTTATTATAAAAACGGTTACAGACAAGTAAGTAATCTAAAGACTTAAGCTAATTACTATGTAAAGATTGCCGCGTTGCTTTGCTCCTCTCAATGACACGTCTTACTAATATGCAGATGCTAAGGGCTATGTCGCCTGTTTCTCGCAATTACGAGATCAAGCCATCATGTAATTTCAAGCACTTCTGCCGCCTCATTATATTACCTTTTTAGCCTTAAGGCTGCTGGCTTTGGGCTGCTGAGCCCGCACGGAGAGCACAGTCTTCAATGGCGACCCCTCCGAAGTAATTACCAACCACATAGAGCCCTTTGTATTTGCTGAGTGTGGTGTCAATCTTTCTGACGCGGTCTTTGTGATCCATGCCCAGAGTTGGTGAAAAATGGACTGTTGCACCGCTTTTTACGATAGAGCTTCGGTCTATTCCGAGAATATCTTCAATTTTGGAAATCTTCTCGTCTTCGTCCAGCGCACCGTCGCAGAAGTGGAAAGCGGCTCCTCTGTATTTGTCATGGGGGAGAATGTCCCTTGACACAGCAGAAGTGAAAACATCGTCTTTAGCAATTATAAAACTGAACGGCTCAACATTTATGTCTTCTTTTCTGACAATCACGCCGTATGTGTCAACTTTTACACCATGTATTTCAGACAGAAGTGATGCTGTTTCAGGTGCTGCTTGTTCCAGAAGTTTTCCGGCAACAGGGGGCGGGCAAGCCATTACAATATTCGGGGTCTGAAATTTATCACCTTTTACAGTTTCGACAGTATATGTCCCGTCAGCAAGTGTGACGTCAACAGCTTCGCAGTCAGTCTTGAGAGTTACATTTTCTTTTGCAGCAACAGAATCAATAAATGTTGACATGCCGCCTTTAAGAGTGAAGTTTCTCGGGGCTGTTTTGTCCCTGTCTCGTTTTTTCAGAAGCATATCCGCAGGGAATCCTGATGCGTCCTGAGATATAACAGCCTGGAGCATCGCCTGAAACATATTGTCATAGTTACTTTTGCCAAGTATGGCTGAGTAGTATTCTCTGACACTGTTGCCTTCCTTCTTTTTAAAAAACATTTTAGGTGCGTTGAGAGCCAGCTCAACTTTGCTGAGTGCTGACATGAGAGAGCCGATCTTTCCTTCTCTGTACATTTTAAAAGACGCCTTCTCTCTGCCGATAAATTTGTCTTCTGTTCCAAGCTCTCTGAGAGTTTTGATGAACGACATATAAGAACTGTATATTGTGTGTCCGCCGAGCTCCAGCCAGAAGTCCTCGTGACGGAGTGAGTACAGGCAACCTCCGGCGTAGCCTTTCTTTTCGAGAACGAGTACATTTTCCCCCTGTTCCGACATGTGGTGTGCGAAGCTCATCCCGCTGATACCGCTTCCGATTATGATAAAATCAAATGTATTCATTACAGCCTCCATCATTTTAGTATAGCTTCTCTGCTGAGTGTAAGCAAGTAGGCAGACTGCTGATTTGGAGTCTTTTTGTAGATAATTTTTACAAATGTTCACAATATTTACATCACTCTTACAACCTTAATAAGCGTTTTACAAAGTACACGCTAAAATTAGAATATAGAGGTGGGTTGATGAAAAAGTTTCCATGGCTGGTTCCTGTTTATGCATCGGCTGCCGTGTTCAGCCTTTATGCGTGGGCAGCGTCTTTCTTTTTATACGGCAAATAGCGAACAGCATAGCTTATAAACAAGTGTTAACGCACTTAAACAACCTCTGATATACCGTAGTCATAGGGCTGACTGCGGTATGTCCGTTTTGAGGTTGCGAGAGGTTTTTGCAAACATTTTAGTACCGGAGGTATTTGTATGGGATCGTTTAATAAGATTTTCTTTTTAGTGATGGTTCTTATCCTGACAACGGTTGCCTTTGCCTATGCAGCAGATGAGCATCCTGAGGATATGGGGAATAAGGACTGTGCGGAATGCCATGTTGATGTTACCCCAGAGATTTACAAACAATGGGAAGAGAGCGCTCACGGGTTCACAGGGGTTAAGTGTCAGGTCTGCCATGGTGACGAGGTAAACTTTGTGAAATCCCCGACCAATGCTACATGCGAGGGCTGCCATTCTATGCAGGTGGAAAATAATCAGGTTCCGCAGGCAAGGTGTGCAAGCTGCCATATAGCTCATAACTTTACAGTGCACAAGATGCACGACTACAAATAAGGGGGACTTTCATGAGTATAAGCAGAAGAACTTTTCTTAAAGCATCAGTAGCAACTGCCGCAGCCGCATCCGTAGGCATTGCAATGCCTAAAAACGCTGAGGCGGCTCGTGGTGCAGATGTTGATAAATGGGTAAAAGGCGCCTGCCGTTTCTGCGGTACAGGCTGTGGTGTTTATATAGGCGTTAAGGACGGGAAAGTCGTTGCTATTAAAGGTAACCCTGACGCTCAGACAAACTTCGGATTTCTCTGTGTTAAAGGGTTTCTTGCATATAAATGTATGTATCACCCTGACAGACTTACCGAACCTATGATACGCCAGTCAAATGGTAAATTCAAAAAAGTCAGCTGGGATAAGGCTCTGGATACCGTTGCGGATAAGTTCAAGGAACTCCACAAAAAATACGGCAAAGACGCTGTAGCGTATTACGGCTCAGGTCAGGCGATGACAGAAGAAAGTTATACTTTCAATAAGCTTTTTAAAGGCGGTTTCGGGTCTAACATGGTAGAGGGGAACCCGCGTTTGTGCATGGCTTCCGCTGTCGGGGGCTATATATCCTCTTTCGGTTCTGATGAACCGGTGGGAGCATATGCGGATATAGAATACTCTAAATGTCTGTTTATAGTCGGCTCCAATGCCTCTGAGTGTCACCCTGTGCTCTTCCGCAGAATTATGCGCCATAAAATGAAAAATCCTGATGTTAAGATCATCGTATGCGAACCGAGAAAGACCACAACATCAAAGATTGCCGACCTCTGGCTTCCGGTTGACCCGGGGACAGACCTTGCTGTTTTCCATGCAATGGCAAAAGTTATCATGGACAACAACTGGCATAACGAACGTTTCATGAATGAAAATGCACGTATCACAAACGGTAAAGAAACCTTTGATATCGCTGCATACAAAGAATTTATAAAAGATTTTACACCTGAAAAAGTAGAGAAACTTACACGCTGTCCGGCAGATAATATCCGTCAGGCTGCGGAATGGTTTGCAAATTCAGGTGCATCTACATCACTCTGGACCATGGGGCTTAATCAGCGTACGAGGGGCGTATGGGCAAACAACCTCATACACAACCTGCACCTTATCACAGGCAACCTGTTCAAGCCGGGGGCGGATTCGTTCTCCCTCACAGGACAGCCGAATGCATGTGGCGGTGTACGTGAAACAGGTACTCTCTGTCACCTTCTGCCGGGGACAAAACCTGTTACTCTCGATAAGTGGCGTAGTCACATAGAGAAAGAGTGGGGAATCAAGCCGGGGACTATTAACCCTAAACCGGGGTTCCATACTATGAAGATGTTTGACTCCCTTGGCGGAGAGAAGGATACGTCAAAACCTATAAAAGGGATGATCACTTGTACTACGAACCCGGCACAATCTCTGCCTAACCTGAACAAGTATATTGACGGTATGCGTGACTCTTTCCTTGTGGTTATTGATATTTTCCCCACAAGGACGACTCAGCTTGCAGATGTTGTCCTTCCTGCTGCGTTTATCTATGAGAAAGGCGGTGTGTATGGATGCTCCGAGCGTAGAAGCCAGCTTACAGAAAAATGCGTGGAACCTATGGGGAATGCAAAACCTGATGTGTGGATTGCTGCTCAGATAGCTAAACGCATGGGGCTTGAAAAGCTCATTCCGTGGAACAGCGATGACTCAATGAAAAACAATGAAATGGCGTGGAGCGAATATATCCGTGTGACAAAAGATACAGACCACACGCTCGCAGGCGCTACATACAGCAGATTGAAAAAAGAGAAGGCCGGGCTTCAGTGGCCTTGTCCGACTACAGATCACCCGGGCACATATAAAAGATATGTCAGAGGTATGGATCCTATGTTTGAGCATGAAGGGTTCCAGAAGAAATTTGGTATTAAAATGCCTCTGGACAGGCAGTTCTACTTCTATATGGACAGTAAAGGCGAAGGGAAAGCAAACATCTGGCTGCGGCCTTATGCCGGTCCTGCTGAAGTTCCATCTGCTGAGTTTCCGTTCTACCTCACAACTGGGCGTGTTATTGAGCAGTGGCATACAGGGACGATGACAATGCGTATCCCTGAGATAGCAAGAGCTCACCCGAACGGCTACATCGAAGTGCACCCTGATGATGCGAAGAAGTACGGTATCATCTCCGGAGATATGGTGGAGGTTACAAGTATACGAGGGAAGTCAATTTTGCCTGCTCATGTTACCAAAGTTTCACTCCCGGGCATACTCTTTGTTCCATGGCACGATCAGGCTATGGACAGGATGATCAACTTTGTATGTAACGATGCAGTTGACCCTGGTTCGAAGGAGCCGGAGTTTAAGATTGCCGCCGTGAAAATTAAAAGAATTTCAGGACCAAAAGACGTGGCTGACAAATACATAGTCAGCGACATAAACTCATCCTTCTCCTAAGAAGGCGACCAGCATCACTTTGCACTCCCTCTGCGGGGGGAGTGCTTTTTTTAAATGTGGTGTATGATTATTATAAGAAGACAGCATCACTGCGAAAACCATCCGGCAGTTTCTTACTGCTGATGCCTGAGGAAACTTCTTAATGCATAGTTTTTTCAGCGGAGTCCGCAATGATAACAATTTTGATGCAGGAGCCGAAAATGATCTACTCAGGAAGCATAGTTTTTATCGAACCTGAAAATCTAAATGAAGTTAAACAGGTGCTGGAAGGTTTCAGCGAGATTGAGATACATGCCGTTAGCGAGGACAAAACCCAGATAGTTATTTCTTTTGAAACAGAAAATGATGAAAAACTGGAAGAGCTTACGAAAGTGATTAAAAATCATAGTAAAATACTGGACGTTGGACACCATATAATGCATTTCGAAGACGAAGTGGATGCGATACTTCAGGGGGATAAAATTCCTGATCTGAAGACTTTTCAGCGGAGCAGGAGGAGAGAGAAGAACCCTCTTGAATCCCGTGAAGTATAGCCATGCCGAGGAACAGATTTACTGATAAACTCGGGAAGCTTCTTAACAACAACCCGTTTAAGAATTTCTTTAAGCTGAATAGACTGCGCCCCCCCGGAGCAGTTGCGGAAGAGATGTTTATGGAGCTGTGCATAAGGTGTGCCAGATGCATAGAGGTTTGTCCTTATGACTCTATCCATAGAGCGGATCTTTACGAGAAGCTGCAGATAGGGACACCTTATATTTTTGCAGACAAACGCGCGTGCTATCTATGCATGAAGTGCCCTCCGGTGTGCCCGACAGGTGCGCTGAATCCGGAACTTGTCAAACCTGAGAATGTCCGTATTGGAATTGCTGTAATAAATCAGGACACCTGCCTTAATTATCTTTATTTCAGAGAAGAAGAGGAGGGTGTTTCAGAAGGGTTGGCTCAGCTCTGCAATACCTGCAACAATGTCTGCCCGTTTACGGATGAAGCAATTTATCTGGATAAATTCATACTGCCTGTAATTACGGATAAATGTACCGGCTGCGGTATCTGCGTTGAAAAATGCCCTACGACACCTAAATCCATTAATATATATCCGATCGGAATGCCTGTTGAGGCGGAAGGCGGGTTTTTCAGCAGAAAGCAGAAGGTTCACGGGGAAGAAGGGGCTGAAGGGACTGCTCACGGCGAAGAGCTTCTTGAGCGCAAACAGAACATAAGTTCTTTCGGTGTGAAACCGGACTTTGAATATAATGTCGATCTGGATGAAGACAAGGACGAGTGGCAGGAACAATGAAGATAAAAACACTTAGACATACTGCCCAGACAGCAACACTGATTGCTATATTTGTAATACCATTTATGAATGTGTGGGAACTGTATTTTATCAAGGGCACTTTTTACTCAATGGACATAGGCGATGCTGCTATAGCTGACCCCCTTGCCGTATTTCAGTCGATGCTTGCGTCACGCATTATAAATATTCATATGCTGGCTTCGGTGGTTATCCCTATTGCGTTGATGATACTTTTGGGACGTGTATGGTGCAGCTGGTTTTGTCCGTATTACTTTTTTACCGA
This window of the Denitrovibrio acetiphilus DSM 12809 genome carries:
- a CDS encoding molybdopterin oxidoreductase family protein, with protein sequence MSISRRTFLKASVATAAAASVGIAMPKNAEAARGADVDKWVKGACRFCGTGCGVYIGVKDGKVVAIKGNPDAQTNFGFLCVKGFLAYKCMYHPDRLTEPMIRQSNGKFKKVSWDKALDTVADKFKELHKKYGKDAVAYYGSGQAMTEESYTFNKLFKGGFGSNMVEGNPRLCMASAVGGYISSFGSDEPVGAYADIEYSKCLFIVGSNASECHPVLFRRIMRHKMKNPDVKIIVCEPRKTTTSKIADLWLPVDPGTDLAVFHAMAKVIMDNNWHNERFMNENARITNGKETFDIAAYKEFIKDFTPEKVEKLTRCPADNIRQAAEWFANSGASTSLWTMGLNQRTRGVWANNLIHNLHLITGNLFKPGADSFSLTGQPNACGGVRETGTLCHLLPGTKPVTLDKWRSHIEKEWGIKPGTINPKPGFHTMKMFDSLGGEKDTSKPIKGMITCTTNPAQSLPNLNKYIDGMRDSFLVVIDIFPTRTTQLADVVLPAAFIYEKGGVYGCSERRSQLTEKCVEPMGNAKPDVWIAAQIAKRMGLEKLIPWNSDDSMKNNEMAWSEYIRVTKDTDHTLAGATYSRLKKEKAGLQWPCPTTDHPGTYKRYVRGMDPMFEHEGFQKKFGIKMPLDRQFYFYMDSKGEGKANIWLRPYAGPAEVPSAEFPFYLTTGRVIEQWHTGTMTMRIPEIARAHPNGYIEVHPDDAKKYGIISGDMVEVTSIRGKSILPAHVTKVSLPGILFVPWHDQAMDRMINFVCNDAVDPGSKEPEFKIAAVKIKRISGPKDVADKYIVSDINSSFS
- a CDS encoding HAD family hydrolase, with product MKYKAVLIDFDNTMIGTEKYNFRLFKETISGLIGRELTSEDRKNFDGHTWKGIFQILSEQYLPEMKPEDIRNIFVDAKSNFFNGGSAPLAEGLDDVLALNIKKGIVTGSSRAEVNMFAHCIDLSAFDIIATDELYDKGKPAPDGYLYAANELGFEPGECLCVEDSFIGLKSAKSAGCVTVFTREFADEDHSGIADFTVECMSEVVDLLR
- a CDS encoding protoporphyrinogen/coproporphyrinogen oxidase — translated: MNTFDFIIIGSGISGMSFAHHMSEQGENVLVLEKKGYAGGCLYSLRHEDFWLELGGHTIYSSYMSFIKTLRELGTEDKFIGREKASFKMYREGKIGSLMSALSKVELALNAPKMFFKKKEGNSVREYYSAILGKSNYDNMFQAMLQAVISQDASGFPADMLLKKRDRDKTAPRNFTLKGGMSTFIDSVAAKENVTLKTDCEAVDVTLADGTYTVETVKGDKFQTPNIVMACPPPVAGKLLEQAAPETASLLSEIHGVKVDTYGVIVRKEDINVEPFSFIIAKDDVFTSAVSRDILPHDKYRGAAFHFCDGALDEDEKISKIEDILGIDRSSIVKSGATVHFSPTLGMDHKDRVRKIDTTLSKYKGLYVVGNYFGGVAIEDCALRAGSAAQSQQP
- a CDS encoding cytochrome c3 family protein — protein: MGSFNKIFFLVMVLILTTVAFAYAADEHPEDMGNKDCAECHVDVTPEIYKQWEESAHGFTGVKCQVCHGDEVNFVKSPTNATCEGCHSMQVENNQVPQARCASCHIAHNFTVHKMHDYK
- a CDS encoding 4Fe-4S dicluster domain-containing protein; translated protein: MPRNRFTDKLGKLLNNNPFKNFFKLNRLRPPGAVAEEMFMELCIRCARCIEVCPYDSIHRADLYEKLQIGTPYIFADKRACYLCMKCPPVCPTGALNPELVKPENVRIGIAVINQDTCLNYLYFREEEEGVSEGLAQLCNTCNNVCPFTDEAIYLDKFILPVITDKCTGCGICVEKCPTTPKSINIYPIGMPVEAEGGFFSRKQKVHGEEGAEGTAHGEELLERKQNISSFGVKPDFEYNVDLDEDKDEWQEQ
- a CDS encoding chaperone NapD, yielding MITILMQEPKMIYSGSIVFIEPENLNEVKQVLEGFSEIEIHAVSEDKTQIVISFETENDEKLEELTKVIKNHSKILDVGHHIMHFEDEVDAILQGDKIPDLKTFQRSRRREKNPLESREV